The Cinclus cinclus chromosome 3, bCinCin1.1, whole genome shotgun sequence genome has a window encoding:
- the ETAA1 gene encoding ewing's tumor-associated antigen 1 → MPGSRRRGLSLRPAALRRRSGGEEQLTRQRAELPAEEGAAEGGAGRGLPAGEAACSPRAAEPCLHKTPKRSLSRKSRIPTFSSPINDTETQQEIFWDSHSPVAPRIGSGKIKQSTSRCAVEISEIVNRIAPQDEKAACNEGSLLGTWIGEDAIPCTPVVVKGRARTKLSCTRDLKIKNPEEELMKLAKEFDRNLVELDAVQEQEKLGHNFIQTTSEPSSNSKDEINTKNQKSLLGEGSDTDTAVSLKPVGQSTGIPVAEPFQSNSQKSVDLEAEVALHALFDSSTQKCSGHLSQGLSDISLNNSFHKIKSTLEEENLPEKVEDTQCGNSEAYQKDTVGSMDQAVPKPDTDTLTKNPPYLKTHLVVSAKLAGVVNDDFDDWDTELLADDSFVMQITQNPELISTEEPPQIPANPFVHDFSDASRAKQRSSGNSGALLGTVNKSNSLQCSPLKHSSKNSQNVVKSLSLQKPCKIENSETHGQCDVKPDKIKSVWKSNQNRDLNHIPASVQSEMKNGNQSVKPKSDALPLFPSGSNPHRQSGGKPGNNTISCQSSSVSTNVEPNALIKVVNQANTGHSNQVEIPKKCPLSFDDWNEPKFSDDVLGMFCRSDSLWDANCEDDELLYQLCDDIEKQTRSQDVKQGNEKTKTIQGASINSTSNSDNSLPASKQGLPDLLAQKANVKQQEALLLNDSCRNSSKTVHGLATTGHVVNCKNISNPQTVVLGPSVECKYPLPKNSHQDGSEDIAKTVSGKWYRSNSVPAGDTGSEVSPVNAVNVFSRKALDSSRFLYNAGRIPSSSSGNKTSIVPSKFKFRKINNSQSALHVESENPGNHSGIGIMLQGLEGSKNQVNVALHSKLDNKKSPFKRHLSESFAQTTSVSVVEQKNRKCSQEEIERKKQEALARRKSRTQAFFKDA, encoded by the exons ATGCCCGGTAGCCGGCGGAGGGGGCTGTCCCTCAGGCCCGCCGCCCTGAGGAGGCGCAGCGGCGGCGAGGAGCAGCTCACCCGGCAGCGGGCGGAGCTCCCTGcggaggagggggcggcggAAGGCGGCGCGGGCCGAGGCCTGCCCGCTGGGGAGGCGGCGTGCTCGCCCCGCGCTGCAG AACCATGTTTACATAAGACACCAAAGAGATCATTGAGTAGGAAATCCCGAATACCTACTTTTAGCTCTCCTATAAATGACACTGAGACACAGCAAGAAATCTTTTGGGATTCTCATTCACCAGTTGCACCCAGAATAG GCAGTGGAAAAATCAAGCAGTCTACCAGTAGATGCGCAGTAGAAATTTCGGAAATTGTTAATCGTATTGCTCCTCAG GATGAAAAAGCAGCCTGTAATGAAGGCTCCCTTTTAGGAACATGGATTGGTGAGGATGCTATTCCCTGTACACCTGTGGTAGTAAAAGGGCGAGCTAGGACAAAGTTAAGTTGCACAAG agatcttaaaataaaaaatcccgAAGAGGAACTCATGAAATTGGCTAAGGAGTTTGATAGAAATCTAGTGGAGTTAGATGCTGTTCAGGAACAGGAGAAGCTTGGTCACAACTTCATCCAGACCACCTCTGAGCCTTCAAGTAATTCTAAAGATGAAATAAATACGAAGAACCAGAAATCACTCCTTGGTGAAGGTTCTGACACAGATACTGCTGTGTCCCTGAAACCAGTTGGACAGAGCACTGGCATCCCTGTGGCAGAGCCCTTTCAATCCAACAGTCAAAAGTCTGTAGACCTTGAGGCTGAAGTAGCCCTTCATGCTCTTTTTGACTCCTCTACCCAGAAGTGCAGTGGACACTTGAGCCAAGGGCTGTCagatatttctttaaataatagttttcataaaattaaaagtaCCTTGGAGGAGGAGAACCTTCCTGAGAAAGTTGAAGACACGCAATGTGGTAATTCAGAGGCATATCAAAAAGATACTGTAGGAAGCATGGACCAGGCTGTTCCAAAACCTGATACTGACACCCTGACAAAAAATCCTCCTTATTTGAAGACACATTTGGTGGTGTCTGCTAAGCTTGCTGGAGTAGTTAATGATGACTTTGATGACTGGGACACAGAACTTTTGGCAGATGACTCTTTTGTGATGCAAATAACCCAGAATCCTGAGTTGATAAGTACTGAGGAACCACCACAAATTCCTGCAAATCCATTTGTGCATGATTTCAGTGATGCTAGCAGAGCAAAGCAAAGAAGTAGTGGCAATTCAGGAGCTCTTTTGGGGACTGTAAACAAATCTAACAGTTTACAGTGTTCACCTTTGAAGCATTCCAGTAAAAACTCACAAAATGTTGTAAAATCACTGTCTTTACAAAAGCCATGTAAGATAGAAAACTCAGAGACTCATGGCCAATGTGATGTTAAGCCagataaaattaaatctgtttGGAAGAGTAACCAAAATAGAGATTTGAACCATATTCCTGCTTCAGTGCAATCTGAAATGAAGAATGGAAATCAATCTGTTAAGCCTAAAAGTGAtgctcttcctctttttccttcaggatCTAATCCTCATAGACAATCAGGAGGAAAACCTGGGAATAACACTATTTCCTGTCAGTCATCCAGTGTTTCTACCAACGTGGAACCTAATGCTCTAATCAAAGTGGTTAACCAAGCTAATACAGGTCACTCAAATCAAGTTGAAATACCAAAAAAATGTCCTCTGTCATTTGATGACTGGAATGAACCAAAGTTCTCTGATGACGTATTGGGTATGTTTTGCAGATCTGATAGTCTTTGGGATGCAAACTGTGAGGATGATGAGTTGTTATATCAGCTGTGTGATGATATAGAAAAGCAAACTCGGAGCCAGGATGTTaaacaaggaaatgaaaaaactAAAACTATTCAAGGAGCCAGTATTAATTCCACATCAAATTCTGATAACAGCCTCCCAGCATCTAAACAAGGACTACCTGATCTCTTGGCACAAAAAGCTAATGTGAAGCAGCAGGAGGCGCTCTTATTAAATGATTCCTGTAGGAATTCATCAAAGACAGTGCATGGGCTGGCCACAACAGGTCATGTAGTGAACTGTAAGAATATCTCAAATCCTCAGACTGTGGTCTTGGGTCCCTCTGTGGAGTGTAAATACCCGTTGCCTAAAAACTCTCATCAGGATGGTTCTGAAGATATTGCAAAGACTGTTTCAGGGAAATGGTACAGGTCAAATTCTGTGCCAGCAGGAGATACAGGTTCAGAAGTAAGTCCTGTTAATGCAGTAAATGTTTTTAGTAGAAAAGCACTCGACAGCTCACGTTTCTTGTATAATGCGGGAAGGATTCCAAGTAGCAGCTCTGGTAACAAAACTTCAATCGTGCCTTCAAAGTTTAAATTCCGAAAGATTAACAATTCTCAGAGTGCTCTTCATGTAGAGTCTGAAAATCCAGGGAATCATTCTGGCATTGGAATTATGCTGCAGGGTTTGGAAGGAAGCAAGAATCAGGTGAATGTGGCTTTGCACAGCAAGCTTGACAATAAGAAATCACCTTTCAAGAGGCACCTTTCAGAGTCTTTTGCACAGACTACATCAG tGTCTGTGGtagaacaaaaaaacagaaaatgttctcAAGAAgagattgaaagaaaaaaacaagaagctCTTGCCCGGAGAAAATCCAGAACACAAGCATTCTTTAAAGATGCTTGA